One stretch of Prosthecobacter debontii DNA includes these proteins:
- a CDS encoding vWA domain-containing protein, translating to MRTAFLTACFCLTSLTLNAEPTSVELILDCSGSMWNKLSDGRYRIDAAKQVLSEFIATAPEKEDLHIGLRLYGSKVSHREPGACEDTVLVVPMEGFQRAEMLRLVKDARAIGATPLAISLNAAADDFTKPGKKQVIVFTDGEESCGGDVTAALARLKADGIDADVRIIGIGLPKVVAERFAVLAPIENADSVVKLAEALKNATSATMAAPAAPVVKKEKVTVRVTKNGEPWSEGDLSLLRTDKAVFQLTKSEEPGTWVGELAPGLYSATVSPSGRVFTDLGVAVGADNTFVLDVTEMPKVTVEVPNEEISLVQEFTVIFSGANGVGEQYIIIAPVGAPDSAEPNLRDAIGKENTMSVIAPENPGMYEARFTVRGKDYRQVICGRSKPFEVKAPVVGLELPATVSASSPITVKYKAPVQNNDWIGWVKAGAADGAYESYVRPSVDAERVQINAPAEPGEYEMRYANDASHRPFARKAFKVEAASLALEAPESAMAGTLVKIIWKAPALAHLYITIVDKREGEGAYNRYIRLDGGNPMQLQAPRKAGDMEIRINDEQQGKVLFRRPIKLTDMKATVKGPSEVAANAAIPIEWTGPQGEGDYVTITKPGAEDSAYLSYHEVPGAGATVDITAPEEPGEYELRYVTQESQVIARQPIRVK from the coding sequence ATGCGCACTGCTTTTCTTACCGCTTGCTTTTGCTTGACCTCATTGACACTCAACGCCGAACCGACGTCGGTGGAGCTGATTTTGGATTGCTCAGGCTCCATGTGGAATAAGCTCTCCGATGGTCGTTACCGCATCGATGCGGCTAAACAGGTGCTGAGCGAGTTCATTGCCACCGCACCGGAGAAGGAAGATCTTCACATTGGCCTGCGGCTTTACGGTTCCAAGGTTTCGCATCGTGAGCCCGGAGCTTGCGAAGACACCGTTCTTGTGGTGCCTATGGAGGGCTTTCAACGGGCGGAGATGCTGCGCTTGGTGAAGGATGCGCGTGCCATTGGTGCGACTCCTCTGGCGATCTCCCTGAATGCGGCGGCAGACGATTTTACCAAGCCGGGTAAAAAACAGGTGATCGTTTTTACCGATGGCGAGGAATCGTGCGGAGGCGATGTCACTGCCGCCTTAGCCCGCCTCAAAGCAGATGGCATTGATGCGGACGTCAGGATCATCGGCATCGGATTGCCTAAAGTGGTGGCGGAGCGATTTGCCGTACTGGCTCCGATTGAAAACGCCGACAGTGTGGTGAAGCTGGCGGAAGCTTTGAAAAACGCCACTTCTGCCACGATGGCAGCGCCTGCCGCACCTGTGGTGAAGAAGGAAAAAGTGACCGTGCGGGTGACAAAAAATGGGGAGCCTTGGTCGGAAGGAGATCTCTCTCTTTTGCGGACCGACAAAGCGGTTTTTCAGCTAACCAAAAGTGAAGAACCTGGAACTTGGGTGGGTGAATTAGCACCGGGCCTTTATTCAGCCACTGTTTCACCTTCAGGACGCGTGTTCACAGATCTAGGCGTGGCCGTGGGAGCCGATAACACCTTTGTTTTGGATGTGACCGAGATGCCGAAGGTGACGGTTGAAGTGCCGAATGAAGAGATTTCTTTGGTGCAGGAATTCACCGTTATTTTCTCTGGTGCCAATGGTGTGGGAGAACAGTACATCATCATCGCCCCGGTGGGAGCCCCTGATTCGGCAGAGCCAAATCTGAGAGACGCGATCGGCAAGGAAAACACCATGTCTGTCATCGCGCCAGAGAATCCTGGAATGTATGAAGCGCGTTTTACCGTCAGGGGTAAGGATTATCGCCAAGTCATTTGTGGTCGATCAAAGCCCTTTGAAGTCAAAGCACCGGTGGTGGGTCTCGAATTACCAGCCACGGTGTCGGCTAGCAGCCCGATCACTGTCAAATACAAAGCCCCCGTTCAGAACAACGATTGGATCGGATGGGTTAAGGCAGGTGCTGCGGATGGTGCTTATGAGTCTTACGTTCGTCCCTCGGTCGATGCCGAAAGGGTTCAGATCAACGCTCCGGCAGAGCCAGGAGAGTATGAAATGCGTTATGCCAACGATGCCTCCCACCGTCCCTTTGCGCGCAAGGCCTTCAAGGTGGAAGCCGCTTCCCTGGCTTTGGAGGCACCCGAATCCGCCATGGCAGGCACCCTCGTGAAAATCATCTGGAAGGCTCCGGCTTTAGCGCACCTTTACATCACCATTGTGGATAAAAGAGAGGGAGAAGGAGCTTATAACCGATACATCAGGCTCGATGGAGGGAATCCCATGCAGCTCCAGGCTCCGCGCAAAGCGGGCGATATGGAAATCCGCATCAACGACGAGCAACAAGGCAAGGTTCTCTTCCGTCGTCCAATCAAGCTCACGGACATGAAAGCCACGGTCAAAGGGCCGTCCGAAGTCGCCGCGAATGCAGCGATTCCGATCGAATGGACGGGGCCACAAGGAGAGGGGGACTATGTCACGATCACCAAACCGGGAGCTGAAGACAGTGCTTACTTGAGCTATCACGAAGTTCCAGGGGCGGGTGCGACCGTCGATATCACGGCACCCGAAGAACCTGGAGAGTATGAACTGCGCTATGTTACCCAAGAGAGCCAAGTCATCGCTCGGCAGCCGATCAGAGTGAAGTGA
- a CDS encoding CobW family GTP-binding protein, giving the protein MNRIPLVLIAGFLGAGKTTFLRQLMAALQERGVGYSIVVNDFANAEVDASRLRTPGIEVRALDGSCVCCSSLNEFLQTLGSIEVPSRGVLLVEANGASDLMSLIAALTVRHETQRFTSPIQITLVDAQRWQQRGAHNELEREQVQTATHWRLTHAEELHPEKRESITTQVQTLSPRVLSADAQSLADYLQLVSATCRFTSNKPPAPTLAGPVHLHTHHHENERAFTAVKVDVPFIVKRRDLEATLRSLPDEVIRVKGLCRLAELPSIPMSFQHVRPQAETWFLPMLGALSIIPTGVVIGVQTPVAAVHACFEALPSAELLPDFNPDEGWAAA; this is encoded by the coding sequence ATGAATCGCATTCCTTTGGTTTTGATCGCCGGTTTCCTCGGTGCGGGTAAGACGACCTTTCTACGACAGCTGATGGCTGCCCTCCAAGAGCGTGGCGTCGGCTATAGTATCGTGGTCAATGATTTCGCCAACGCCGAAGTGGACGCTTCACGATTACGCACGCCAGGCATTGAAGTACGTGCTCTGGATGGCTCCTGCGTGTGTTGCAGTTCCCTCAATGAGTTTTTACAGACACTGGGCAGCATCGAAGTTCCATCCCGTGGCGTCTTGCTGGTGGAGGCGAATGGAGCATCGGATCTGATGTCGCTCATCGCCGCATTGACGGTGCGTCATGAGACGCAGCGCTTCACCTCGCCCATCCAGATCACCTTGGTGGATGCACAGCGTTGGCAGCAGCGCGGAGCACACAATGAGCTGGAGCGAGAACAGGTGCAGACCGCCACACATTGGCGGCTCACTCATGCCGAAGAGCTCCATCCAGAAAAGCGAGAATCCATCACCACTCAGGTCCAGACCCTGAGTCCGCGCGTGCTGTCCGCTGACGCCCAATCCTTGGCCGACTACCTCCAACTGGTCTCTGCCACCTGCCGGTTCACATCCAACAAGCCACCCGCTCCAACACTCGCAGGCCCAGTCCATCTCCACACCCATCATCACGAAAATGAGCGTGCCTTTACCGCTGTCAAAGTGGATGTTCCCTTCATCGTCAAACGCCGGGATCTGGAGGCCACTTTGAGAAGCCTCCCCGATGAGGTGATCCGAGTGAAAGGACTCTGCCGTTTGGCCGAGTTACCAAGCATCCCGATGTCATTTCAACATGTCCGTCCCCAAGCCGAAACATGGTTTCTACCCATGCTCGGGGCCTTGAGCATCATCCCCACCGGAGTCGTCATTGGCGTGCAGACTCCAGTCGCAGCAGTTCATGCCTGCTTTGAGGCCCTGCCCTCTGCGGAATTGCTGCCGGACTTCAATCCAGATGAGGGCTGGGCGGCAGCGTGA
- the zigA gene encoding zinc metallochaperone GTPase ZigA: protein MKLSVPAPPLPVTVLSGFLGAGKTTLLNHILRNRDGRKVAVIVNDMSEVNVDAQLVKAGDAKLSRTEEKMVEMSNGCICCTLREDLMLEVTKLAQEGHFDALIIESTGVSEPMPVAETFTFQDENGRSLSDIAQLDTMVTVVDARNFLNDYHSTDDLQDRGQALGEEDGRALAHLLTDQIEFANVILINKTDCVKTEEVTEVQGIIRALNPRAKVYCTNQSQIELNKVLQTGLFQMSEAEQAEGWLDSLQGHTPETEEYGISSFVYRSHRPFHPQRFQEYLKASWEGVVRAKGLFWLATRMELAGFISLAGVLRDTRALGYFWSAVDKREWPTDKASLQEIQAYWQEPYGDRRQEIVIIGRQMDQATLRAQFDACLLTDEEFSKGPNAWQKMADPFPSWQSQQDIEEAQA from the coding sequence ATGAAACTAAGCGTACCCGCTCCTCCGCTCCCCGTCACCGTCCTATCTGGCTTTCTAGGTGCAGGCAAAACGACCCTCCTCAACCACATCCTCCGCAATCGCGATGGCCGTAAAGTCGCCGTCATCGTCAATGACATGAGCGAGGTGAATGTGGACGCTCAACTGGTGAAAGCGGGCGATGCCAAGCTCAGCCGGACTGAAGAAAAAATGGTCGAGATGAGCAATGGCTGCATCTGCTGCACCCTGCGCGAAGACCTGATGCTCGAAGTGACCAAACTCGCGCAAGAAGGTCACTTTGACGCCCTCATCATCGAATCCACAGGCGTCTCCGAACCCATGCCTGTCGCCGAGACATTCACGTTCCAAGATGAAAACGGGCGTTCTCTCTCCGACATCGCACAACTCGATACGATGGTCACGGTGGTGGATGCCCGAAACTTCCTCAACGACTACCATAGCACCGACGATCTTCAGGATCGTGGCCAAGCTCTGGGTGAAGAAGATGGCCGCGCCCTTGCCCATCTTCTGACCGATCAAATCGAGTTCGCCAATGTGATCCTCATCAACAAAACGGACTGCGTAAAGACTGAGGAAGTGACGGAAGTGCAAGGGATCATCCGCGCATTGAATCCCCGCGCAAAAGTTTACTGCACGAATCAATCTCAGATTGAGCTGAACAAGGTTCTCCAAACAGGCCTCTTCCAGATGAGTGAGGCGGAGCAAGCCGAGGGCTGGCTGGATTCTCTCCAAGGTCATACTCCTGAAACGGAAGAATACGGCATCAGCAGCTTCGTTTACCGTTCCCACCGCCCCTTCCATCCCCAGCGATTTCAAGAGTACCTCAAGGCCTCTTGGGAAGGTGTAGTCAGGGCAAAGGGCCTCTTCTGGCTCGCCACGCGCATGGAGTTGGCCGGATTCATCTCCCTAGCAGGTGTCCTGCGAGATACACGGGCCTTAGGCTACTTCTGGTCCGCCGTGGATAAGCGCGAGTGGCCCACGGACAAGGCGAGCCTCCAGGAGATCCAAGCCTATTGGCAAGAACCCTATGGAGACCGTCGCCAGGAGATCGTCATCATTGGCCGCCAGATGGATCAAGCCACCTTGAGGGCTCAATTCGATGCCTGCCTACTGACCGATGAGGAGTTCTCGAAAGGTCCCAATGCGTGGCAAAAAATGGCCGATCCGTTTCCCTCCTGGCAGTCCCAGCAAGACATCGAAGAAGCGCAAGCCTAA
- the leuC gene encoding 3-isopropylmalate dehydratase large subunit: MGKTLFEKVWESHAVGTLANGQTQLLIDTHLVHEVTSPQAFGMLRDLGLKVAYPHRTFATVDHIVPTDSQVSPFADPLAEAMIQELNKNAKEFGVTYFSLASGKQGIVHVVGPEQGITQPGTTIACGDSHTATHGAFGAIAFGIGTTQVRDILATQTMALSKMKVRRINVEGKLRPGVYAKDVALHIIRLLGAGGGVGFAYEYGGNVFDEFTMEERMTVCNMAIEGGARCGYVNPDDTTFEYLKGRPYSPKGEEWDATVAKWRAVASDKDVVYDDVVNIRAEDVPPTVTWGVSPDQAIAVTETVPTPESAATEPGRVSIQEALDYMKLPAGQPIKGTKVDVAFIGSCTNGRLSDFREVAKFIKGKKVNPSVKAIAVPGSQIVDAMARQEGLDKIFSEAGFEWRGAGCSMCLAMNPDKLVGDQLCASSSNRNFKGRQGSTTGRTVLMSPVMVAAAALTGSIADAREVFSIAG, from the coding sequence ATGGGCAAAACACTCTTCGAAAAAGTCTGGGAATCTCACGCCGTCGGAACTCTTGCGAACGGACAGACGCAGCTTCTCATTGATACCCATTTGGTGCATGAAGTAACGAGCCCCCAGGCCTTCGGCATGCTGCGTGATCTGGGGCTGAAGGTGGCTTATCCGCACCGCACCTTTGCAACGGTGGACCACATCGTGCCGACCGACAGCCAGGTGTCTCCTTTCGCCGACCCTCTCGCTGAGGCCATGATCCAGGAGCTGAACAAGAACGCCAAGGAGTTTGGCGTGACCTACTTCAGCCTCGCCAGTGGTAAGCAGGGCATCGTCCACGTGGTGGGCCCCGAGCAGGGCATCACCCAGCCAGGCACCACCATCGCCTGTGGTGACTCCCATACCGCTACTCACGGCGCCTTCGGTGCCATCGCTTTCGGCATCGGCACCACCCAGGTGCGCGATATCTTGGCCACGCAGACCATGGCGCTGAGCAAGATGAAAGTCCGCCGCATCAACGTCGAAGGTAAGCTCCGCCCAGGCGTCTATGCCAAGGACGTGGCGCTGCACATCATCCGCCTGCTGGGTGCCGGTGGTGGTGTCGGTTTTGCCTACGAATACGGTGGCAATGTCTTTGACGAGTTCACCATGGAAGAGCGCATGACCGTCTGCAACATGGCCATCGAAGGCGGTGCGCGCTGCGGTTACGTGAACCCAGATGATACCACTTTTGAATACCTGAAAGGCCGTCCTTACTCACCGAAGGGTGAAGAATGGGATGCGACTGTGGCCAAGTGGCGCGCGGTGGCTTCGGATAAAGATGTCGTCTATGATGATGTCGTGAACATCCGCGCTGAGGACGTGCCTCCGACAGTGACCTGGGGTGTCAGCCCTGACCAAGCCATCGCCGTGACGGAAACCGTTCCTACACCCGAAAGCGCGGCAACGGAGCCAGGTCGCGTGTCCATTCAGGAAGCTCTGGATTACATGAAACTGCCTGCGGGTCAGCCGATCAAAGGCACTAAGGTGGATGTGGCCTTCATCGGCTCCTGCACCAACGGTCGTCTGAGTGACTTCCGTGAAGTGGCCAAATTCATCAAGGGCAAGAAGGTGAACCCCAGCGTCAAGGCGATCGCTGTTCCAGGTTCCCAGATTGTCGATGCCATGGCTCGTCAGGAAGGTCTGGACAAAATCTTCTCCGAAGCCGGTTTCGAATGGCGCGGTGCGGGTTGCTCCATGTGCTTGGCCATGAACCCCGACAAACTCGTGGGTGATCAGCTTTGCGCTTCCTCCAGCAACCGTAACTTCAAAGGCCGTCAGGGTTCTACCACGGGGCGCACCGTGTTGATGTCTCCGGTGATGGTCGCTGCAGCGGCTTTGACCGGTAGCATTGCGGACGCTCGCGAGGTGTTCTCCATCGCTGGATAA
- a CDS encoding autotransporter domain-containing protein yields MKHYLPAILCAAVIGGALGVPLPGHAQTTQPPIVGFLFDAQAISGNGQVVLGQEKGGSLLWTWSEGTNWLEVDTPLEEAYLYANGLSKTGRFIVGDVYDYDNSIGLGFWMDSTTGEAVLLQATGAYWTGATDVNDAGDTVVGYADFNGVDSGPWFSQALWWHGDFEDPTVLMPLDEELSSARALAVDGAGERAVGYAFDNGIVSTQQAVYWELTGDEPTAVAIGDVGEGGYSVANDISRNGKYIVGSVRTEDGMRGFTFTDEGGMIEIPLISDAIFYNGTANAVSNNGFVVGSNAPERDDTSAPATDTAYIYDEVHGTRSLRTWLQDSGVEVGEWNFASATGISEDGKVVVGNTGLRYRGPSASDADPEEYVGFIARVGSGAIIPEDFVSTLGAGQAPTGAAFNLLNLTMHGAHHIPLQMMGANRHAWMTGDFARYDDSDVNSGLAEVGGAVDFFNQQLVAGLGIGQSWIAQDLAQNGDVDMDGTYVLGELSFKPTKLPVVFTITGAIGNWEADIDRHYTNAGLEDSSEGSTDVLSSTLRFRVDWLDIVKVGGFGITPKIEYTVNHTNADAYTESGGGFPVSYDEQSHTAQEVRYGLTAARQLLQNKALLRLRVEGVHRFDQTGPSTGGQVIGLFDFNLPGQQIQQDWALFGIDFAYAINEKVTLNTSVSTSTSGEDPVFGGSVGIQVKF; encoded by the coding sequence ATGAAACATTACCTCCCTGCTATCCTCTGCGCTGCCGTCATCGGTGGTGCACTCGGCGTGCCTCTGCCCGGTCACGCTCAAACCACGCAACCCCCGATTGTCGGTTTCCTCTTCGATGCGCAGGCCATCAGCGGCAATGGCCAAGTCGTATTGGGACAGGAGAAAGGCGGCTCTTTACTTTGGACCTGGAGTGAGGGAACCAACTGGTTGGAAGTCGATACGCCCCTGGAAGAGGCTTATCTTTACGCCAATGGCCTCAGCAAGACAGGGCGATTCATCGTGGGCGACGTTTATGATTATGACAACAGCATCGGTTTAGGTTTTTGGATGGACTCTACCACTGGGGAAGCCGTGCTTTTGCAGGCGACAGGAGCTTATTGGACTGGGGCGACGGACGTGAATGATGCTGGCGATACCGTCGTGGGTTACGCCGACTTTAACGGCGTCGATTCAGGGCCTTGGTTTAGCCAGGCGCTGTGGTGGCATGGCGATTTTGAAGATCCCACAGTGCTGATGCCCTTGGATGAAGAGTTATCTTCCGCACGTGCCTTAGCTGTGGATGGCGCGGGCGAGCGGGCAGTGGGCTATGCATTCGACAACGGCATTGTTAGCACTCAGCAAGCGGTTTATTGGGAACTCACTGGAGACGAACCCACCGCAGTGGCCATTGGCGATGTGGGTGAAGGAGGTTACAGCGTTGCCAACGACATCAGCCGAAATGGAAAATACATCGTCGGTAGCGTGCGCACCGAAGACGGAATGCGTGGCTTCACTTTCACGGATGAAGGTGGAATGATCGAAATTCCTCTCATCAGCGATGCCATCTTTTACAATGGCACCGCCAATGCGGTGAGCAACAATGGCTTCGTTGTCGGCAGTAACGCCCCAGAACGTGACGATACCTCCGCTCCCGCCACAGACACAGCTTATATTTACGACGAAGTGCATGGCACACGTAGCTTGAGAACATGGCTGCAGGACAGCGGTGTAGAAGTCGGTGAATGGAATTTTGCTTCGGCGACAGGCATCAGCGAAGATGGCAAAGTGGTGGTTGGCAATACGGGGCTGCGCTACCGAGGCCCCTCGGCCAGCGATGCTGACCCTGAAGAATATGTCGGTTTCATTGCCCGAGTGGGTAGTGGTGCGATCATCCCAGAAGATTTCGTCAGCACCCTGGGTGCTGGCCAAGCTCCAACGGGCGCGGCTTTTAACCTGCTGAATCTGACGATGCATGGGGCTCACCACATTCCTCTTCAAATGATGGGGGCAAATCGCCATGCCTGGATGACAGGTGACTTTGCCCGCTATGACGACAGTGACGTCAACTCCGGCCTCGCCGAAGTGGGTGGTGCTGTGGATTTCTTTAATCAGCAACTTGTGGCTGGCCTTGGCATCGGTCAGAGCTGGATCGCTCAAGATCTCGCCCAGAATGGCGATGTGGATATGGATGGCACGTATGTGCTGGGCGAGCTCAGCTTTAAACCCACGAAGCTGCCTGTGGTCTTCACCATCACCGGTGCCATCGGTAACTGGGAGGCCGACATCGACCGTCATTACACCAATGCCGGCCTCGAAGACAGCTCTGAGGGCAGCACCGATGTACTCTCCAGCACCCTGCGCTTCCGCGTGGATTGGCTGGACATCGTGAAAGTGGGCGGCTTTGGCATCACGCCAAAGATCGAATACACCGTCAACCACACCAATGCCGATGCCTACACCGAGTCCGGTGGTGGTTTCCCGGTGTCTTATGACGAACAGAGCCACACCGCTCAGGAAGTGCGTTACGGTCTCACTGCGGCTCGCCAGTTGCTGCAAAACAAAGCCCTCCTGCGTCTGCGCGTGGAAGGCGTGCATCGTTTTGATCAAACCGGCCCCAGCACCGGGGGCCAGGTCATCGGCCTGTTTGATTTCAATCTTCCTGGCCAACAGATCCAGCAAGATTGGGCGCTCTTCGGCATCGACTTCGCCTATGCGATCAATGAGAAAGTCACTCTCAATACCAGCGTCTCCACCTCCACCAGTGGTGAAGATCCAGTGTTTGGCGGCAGTGTTGGTATCCAAGTGAAGTTCTAG
- a CDS encoding alpha/beta hydrolase family protein, which produces MSHPAPVITARRQFMQTTGLSLLSLPVMGQQAGSKTATATKPSAAPIPDLEPLNRFPRMMQEWLLDQVEAAEDLGNARRDALKTKADAEAYVKSVQERIRQAFGPLPEKTPLNARVTGTVEREGYRIENILFESRPGYLVTGNLYLPTGRAGKVPATVGVCGHSINGKAAEAYQSFAQGLARLGHICFIIDPVGQGERFQYLKDGSLKSRLGGGVSEHIQMGNAQTLVGEFLGTWFAWDGIRALDYLLTREEVDTRHLGVTGNSGGGTQTTWLCGLEPRFTMGAPSCFITTFRRNVENELPADTEQCPSQVLALGLDHCDFLAAMAPKPVIIMAQEKDFFDARGSAEAYERLKKLYTLLGKLENIRLHVGPDPHGYSQSNREAMYRFFNAAVGYPEVAAEPALMIEKDEVLQCTPDGQVAKLGSRTLMDFTKEKAEALAAKRKPLSGQALKQAVREILRLPDLPESAPDYGILRSVGSRKYPSQAYCTYTVETESGIRALVTRLQEEALTSRMPGSAKRAILYISHHSADIEIRQEPLVQELIQKEPDAAFYACDVRGIGESQPNTCGADQFLKPYGSHYFYAAHGLMLDRPLLGQRVFDVLRVIQALRAAGHQEVHLAGRGWGALTAALAALFATDVKQVTLKNALSSFQEIAVDAEYQWPYAVMLPGVLGRWDVPECYQELKSKGLVSSHPWSSKDGMSL; this is translated from the coding sequence ATGTCTCATCCTGCTCCTGTCATCACCGCCCGGCGTCAGTTTATGCAAACCACAGGTCTGAGCTTGCTCAGCCTCCCGGTGATGGGACAGCAAGCAGGGTCCAAGACCGCTACGGCTACGAAACCATCGGCGGCACCTATCCCCGACTTGGAGCCGCTGAATCGCTTTCCGCGCATGATGCAGGAATGGTTGCTGGATCAAGTGGAGGCGGCTGAAGACCTCGGCAACGCCCGGCGTGACGCCCTCAAGACGAAGGCTGATGCCGAAGCTTATGTGAAGTCGGTCCAGGAACGCATTCGACAGGCCTTTGGCCCCCTGCCGGAAAAGACCCCGTTGAATGCACGGGTTACGGGTACTGTAGAGCGCGAGGGATATCGCATTGAAAACATCCTCTTTGAAAGCCGCCCCGGCTATTTGGTCACAGGCAATCTTTATCTACCGACAGGTCGCGCGGGCAAGGTACCTGCGACGGTGGGCGTCTGTGGACACTCGATCAATGGAAAGGCCGCCGAGGCTTACCAGAGCTTTGCGCAAGGCTTGGCGAGACTGGGCCACATCTGTTTCATCATTGATCCCGTCGGTCAGGGAGAGCGATTTCAATACCTCAAGGACGGAAGCCTGAAATCACGTTTGGGCGGAGGCGTTTCGGAGCATATTCAGATGGGCAATGCCCAGACTCTCGTGGGCGAATTTCTCGGCACGTGGTTTGCTTGGGATGGGATCCGGGCGCTGGATTACTTGCTGACGCGCGAGGAAGTGGACACTCGGCATCTTGGTGTGACGGGCAACTCCGGTGGAGGCACCCAAACCACCTGGCTTTGCGGTTTGGAGCCTCGGTTCACCATGGGCGCGCCTTCGTGCTTCATCACCACCTTCCGGCGGAATGTAGAAAATGAGCTTCCTGCAGATACCGAGCAATGCCCGTCACAGGTGCTTGCACTGGGTTTGGACCATTGCGACTTCCTCGCGGCCATGGCTCCGAAACCAGTGATCATCATGGCCCAGGAAAAGGATTTCTTTGATGCTCGTGGATCTGCTGAAGCCTATGAGCGGCTGAAGAAACTTTACACTTTGTTAGGCAAACTGGAGAACATTCGATTGCATGTGGGGCCAGATCCGCATGGCTATTCACAGTCAAATCGCGAAGCGATGTATCGCTTTTTCAATGCTGCGGTGGGCTATCCCGAAGTCGCAGCGGAACCTGCTCTGATGATTGAGAAAGACGAGGTGCTGCAATGCACTCCTGATGGCCAAGTGGCCAAGCTGGGATCTCGCACCTTGATGGATTTCACCAAGGAGAAAGCCGAGGCACTAGCAGCGAAACGCAAACCCTTATCCGGTCAGGCTTTGAAACAAGCCGTGCGTGAGATACTACGCCTGCCTGATTTACCCGAGAGTGCTCCCGATTATGGCATCCTGCGCAGTGTGGGGAGCCGCAAGTATCCGTCTCAAGCCTACTGCACTTACACGGTCGAAACGGAGTCCGGAATTCGCGCCTTGGTCACACGACTTCAAGAGGAGGCACTCACTTCGCGCATGCCGGGGTCTGCCAAACGCGCCATTTTGTACATCTCTCATCATTCGGCCGACATCGAGATCCGCCAGGAACCTCTAGTGCAAGAGTTGATCCAAAAGGAACCGGATGCCGCCTTCTATGCCTGCGATGTTCGCGGTATTGGAGAGTCTCAACCCAACACGTGCGGAGCCGACCAATTCCTTAAGCCCTACGGAAGCCATTATTTCTACGCAGCTCATGGCCTCATGTTGGATCGTCCTTTGTTAGGCCAGCGAGTCTTCGATGTTCTTCGCGTCATTCAAGCCTTGCGCGCAGCAGGGCATCAGGAGGTTCATTTGGCGGGTCGTGGATGGGGGGCTTTGACGGCGGCTTTGGCAGCTTTATTTGCAACCGATGTCAAACAGGTGACCCTCAAGAACGCGCTCTCGTCATTCCAAGAGATCGCTGTGGATGCGGAATATCAGTGGCCGTATGCGGTGATGCTTCCAGGGGTGTTAGGACGCTGGGATGTACCAGAGTGTTATCAAGAGCTGAAGTCGAAGGGCTTGGTTTCCTCACATCCTTGGAGTTCCAAGGATGGAATGAGCCTGTAA
- a CDS encoding RNA polymerase sigma factor: MDSSSPLPPKSGFPETQWATICLAAHGSEEQRREALQALCLTYRLPLYTFLRSLGRGHEVAEDTVQEFYLRLTNGRLLSLATPEKGRFRTLLLKAIKNLDQDLQRGDQAQKRGGDMEMMSLDHPAVLERLQDELIQHLSPEKVFDRAWANVLIDRTRVRLQQHYTTLGKVALFAELFPRIAGDKSATDFLADTATRLEMSEAAVKTAFWRMRQLYGEIFRDEVRQTVVSQEDIEDEVRRLMASFS, from the coding sequence ATGGATTCTTCCTCCCCTCTCCCCCCTAAGTCGGGGTTTCCTGAGACGCAGTGGGCGACGATCTGTCTCGCCGCCCACGGCAGCGAGGAACAAAGGCGAGAAGCGCTACAAGCACTCTGCCTCACCTACCGGTTACCGCTTTACACCTTCCTGCGCAGCCTTGGCCGCGGCCACGAGGTGGCGGAGGATACGGTGCAGGAGTTTTACCTGCGGCTGACCAATGGACGCCTGCTCAGCCTCGCGACCCCTGAAAAAGGACGGTTCAGGACCCTCCTCCTGAAGGCCATCAAAAACCTCGACCAAGATCTACAGCGGGGAGATCAGGCTCAGAAGCGCGGTGGAGACATGGAAATGATGTCGCTGGATCATCCTGCTGTTTTAGAACGGCTCCAGGATGAACTCATTCAGCATCTCTCTCCCGAAAAAGTCTTTGATCGGGCGTGGGCCAATGTCTTGATCGACCGCACACGAGTCCGACTCCAGCAGCACTACACGACCTTGGGCAAAGTAGCTCTGTTTGCGGAACTTTTTCCGCGCATTGCAGGGGACAAATCTGCCACAGACTTTCTAGCTGACACCGCCACTCGGCTGGAGATGTCAGAAGCCGCCGTGAAAACAGCCTTTTGGCGAATGCGCCAACTTTACGGCGAAATCTTCCGGGATGAAGTGCGGCAGACGGTGGTCAGCCAAGAAGACATTGAAGATGAAGTGCGGCGATTGATGGCCAGTTTCAGTTAA